The proteins below come from a single Agrobacterium vitis genomic window:
- a CDS encoding alpha/beta fold hydrolase, which yields MTASLLRPVAPIIVETGQVPNATILFIHGLGTDGNTFLPVIQRLNLGRVGPVRFVLPNAPKQPVSICQGQTMSAWFDLLDQDFVAREDEAGLRTAAEYFKALIEAEIKSGIAPERIVIAGFSQGGALSLLTGLRFRHRLAGIAALSGWLPLSASLGDEHSQASLATPVFLGHGAIDKVTPLRQIKTAQTRMEALGYTITSHTYPIGHTITEAELHDVSAWLEHCLG from the coding sequence ATGACGGCATCGCTCTTGCGGCCTGTAGCGCCTATTATAGTGGAAACAGGCCAAGTGCCGAACGCTACCATTCTCTTTATTCATGGCCTTGGAACGGACGGGAACACCTTCTTACCTGTCATCCAACGCCTCAATCTCGGACGTGTTGGGCCTGTCCGGTTTGTCTTGCCCAATGCGCCCAAGCAACCAGTCTCGATCTGCCAAGGGCAAACCATGTCGGCCTGGTTTGACCTTCTTGATCAGGATTTTGTCGCACGCGAGGACGAAGCCGGTTTGCGGACCGCAGCCGAGTATTTTAAAGCGCTGATCGAAGCAGAAATCAAAAGCGGTATTGCCCCGGAACGGATTGTGATTGCAGGCTTTTCTCAAGGCGGTGCTCTCTCCTTGCTGACAGGACTGCGCTTCAGACATCGGCTGGCGGGTATCGCCGCCCTATCTGGTTGGCTACCTCTTAGCGCAAGCCTTGGCGACGAACATTCGCAGGCATCGCTCGCAACGCCCGTCTTTTTGGGGCATGGGGCGATCGACAAGGTCACACCTTTGCGACAAATCAAAACAGCTCAAACCCGAATGGAGGCCTTAGGATATACAATCACGTCTCATACTTATCCTATCGGCCACACCATTACAGAAGCCGAATTGCATGACGTGAGTGCCTGGCTGGAGCATTGCCTCGGCTAA